One segment of Mycolicibacterium baixiangningiae DNA contains the following:
- a CDS encoding MlaE family ABC transporter permease yields MTASGGGLTGYVRDQVRPGLEAVGGFVRMCVLTGKALFRPPFQWREFIFQAWFLFRVSFLPTVAVSVPLTVLIIFTLNILLAEFGAADVSGAGAALGAVTQLGPLVTVLVVAGAGSTAICADLGARTIREEIDALEVLGIDPIHRLVVPRVVASTFVALLLNGAVITIGLVGGFIFGVYIQNVSAGAYVSTLTLVTGLPEVLISVVKATTFGLIAGLVGCYRGLTVGGGAKGVGTGVNETLVLCVVALFAVNVVLTTIGVRFGTGN; encoded by the coding sequence GTGACTGCCTCCGGTGGCGGGCTGACGGGGTACGTACGCGATCAGGTGAGGCCCGGGCTCGAGGCCGTCGGCGGCTTCGTCCGCATGTGCGTGCTCACCGGCAAGGCGCTGTTCCGGCCGCCCTTCCAGTGGCGCGAATTCATCTTCCAGGCCTGGTTCCTGTTCCGCGTCTCGTTCCTCCCCACCGTCGCGGTCTCGGTGCCGCTGACAGTGCTCATCATCTTCACGCTGAACATCCTGCTCGCGGAGTTCGGCGCCGCCGACGTCTCCGGCGCGGGTGCGGCCCTCGGCGCGGTCACCCAGCTCGGGCCGCTGGTCACCGTGCTGGTGGTGGCCGGTGCCGGCTCCACCGCGATCTGCGCCGACCTCGGCGCGCGCACCATCCGCGAGGAGATCGACGCGCTCGAGGTGCTCGGTATCGACCCGATCCACCGGCTCGTCGTACCGCGCGTCGTCGCGTCCACGTTCGTGGCCCTTCTGCTCAACGGCGCCGTCATCACCATCGGCCTGGTCGGCGGCTTCATCTTCGGCGTCTATATCCAGAACGTCTCGGCAGGCGCTTACGTTTCAACGCTCACGTTGGTGACCGGTCTGCCCGAGGTGCTGATCTCGGTCGTCAAGGCCACCACGTTCGGTCTGATCGCCGGCCTGGTCGGCTGCTACCGCGGCCTCACCGTCGGCGGCGGCGCCAAGGGCGTCGGCACCGGTGTGAACGAGACCCTGGTCCTCTGCGTCGTCGCCCTGTTCGCGGTCAACGTGGTGCTCACGACCATCGGCGTGCGGTTCGGAACGGGGAACTGA
- a CDS encoding virulence factor Mce family protein: protein MKITGTAIKLGAFSLVLLLFTAIIIVVFGQMRFDRTTGYSAIFTNASGLQPGQFVRASGVEVGKVSGVELIEGGSRVKVDFKVDRSLPLFDESTASVRYLNLIGDRYLELKRGDSDRRMPGGGTIPVERTEPALDLDALIGGFRPLFRALDPEKVNNIAQSIITVFQGQGGTINDILNQTASLTSALADRDQAIGEVIRNLNTVLDTTVKHQQQFDETLVNFEKLITGLKNRADPIATSVADISDAAGTVADLLADNRPLLQDTVGYLDATQQPLVDQKDQLNDILVRLPNALKIIGRAGGVYGDFFNFYACDVSLKLNGLQPGGPVRTVKVWTQPTGRCTPQ, encoded by the coding sequence ATGAAAATCACCGGTACCGCCATCAAGCTGGGCGCCTTCTCGTTGGTGCTGCTGCTGTTCACCGCGATCATCATCGTGGTGTTCGGCCAGATGCGATTCGATCGCACCACCGGCTATTCGGCGATCTTCACCAATGCGAGCGGTCTGCAGCCCGGACAGTTCGTCCGCGCCTCCGGCGTCGAGGTGGGCAAGGTCTCCGGTGTCGAGCTGATCGAGGGTGGCAGCAGGGTCAAGGTCGACTTCAAGGTCGACCGGTCGTTGCCGTTGTTCGATGAGTCCACCGCATCGGTGCGCTACCTCAACCTGATCGGTGACCGCTACCTCGAACTCAAGCGCGGCGACAGCGACCGCCGGATGCCCGGTGGCGGCACCATCCCCGTCGAGCGCACCGAACCCGCACTCGACCTCGACGCACTGATCGGCGGCTTCCGTCCGCTGTTCCGGGCGCTCGATCCCGAGAAGGTCAACAACATCGCCCAGTCGATCATCACGGTGTTCCAGGGCCAGGGCGGCACCATCAACGACATCCTCAACCAGACCGCATCGCTGACGTCGGCGCTGGCCGACCGCGACCAGGCCATCGGCGAGGTGATCCGCAACCTCAACACCGTGCTGGACACCACCGTCAAGCACCAGCAGCAGTTCGACGAGACGCTGGTGAATTTCGAGAAGCTCATCACGGGGCTGAAGAACCGGGCCGACCCGATCGCCACGTCGGTGGCCGACATCAGCGACGCCGCGGGCACCGTGGCGGATCTGCTCGCTGACAACCGGCCCCTGCTGCAGGACACGGTCGGCTACCTGGATGCCACCCAGCAACCGCTGGTCGACCAGAAGGATCAGCTCAATGACATTCTCGTCCGGTTGCCGAACGCGTTGAAGATCATCGGCCGCGCCGGCGGCGTCTATGGCGACTTCTTCAACTTCTACGCCTGCGATGTGTCGCTCAAGCTCAACGGCCTACAGCCGGGTGGGCCCGTGCGCACGGTCAAGGTCTGGACCCAGCCCACGGGTAGGTGCACGCCGCAATGA
- the fadD5 gene encoding fatty-acid--CoA ligase FadD5: protein MTPNPNPNASEPFATEQPYLARRQNWTNQLSRHALMQPAQTALRFMGRTTTWGELDQRVTKLAGALSRRGLGFGDRVLILMLNRTEFIESFLAVNKLGGIAVPVNFRMTPPEIAFLVSDCAARVVITEAVLAPVATAVRDLDLDATLETVVVAGGATEDGVLGYDDLIAEPGEPPAPVDIPNDSPALIMYTSGTTGRPKGAVLTHVNLAGQAMTFLFTNGADLNHDIGFIGVPLFHIAGIGNTIVGLLLGRPTVLYPLSAFDPGALLDVLAEEKVTGIFLVPAQWQAVCAAQRANPRDLKLRVLSWGAAPASDTLLRDMAESFPGAQILAAFGQTEMSPVTCMLLGEDALRKLGSVGKVIPTVSARIVDENMNDVPVGQVGEIVYRAPTLMAGYWNNPKATAEAFEGGWFHSGDLVRQDEDGYIWVVDRKKDMIISGGENIYCAEVENVLAAHPAIAEVAVIGRADEKWGEVPVAVVAVDAAVEQPGLSLADLDGFLTERLARYKHPKALEIVDALPRNPAGKVLKTELRQRYAGDQPIDARESSTAPTVSTEGPDS, encoded by the coding sequence TTGACCCCCAACCCCAACCCCAACGCCTCAGAGCCTTTTGCCACCGAGCAGCCCTATCTCGCGCGCCGGCAGAACTGGACCAACCAGCTCTCCCGGCACGCGCTGATGCAGCCTGCGCAGACCGCATTGCGGTTCATGGGCCGCACCACGACCTGGGGTGAGCTCGACCAGCGCGTCACCAAACTCGCCGGCGCCCTGAGTCGCCGCGGACTGGGCTTCGGCGACCGCGTCCTCATTCTCATGCTCAACCGCACCGAGTTCATCGAGTCGTTCCTCGCGGTCAACAAGCTCGGCGGCATCGCCGTCCCCGTCAACTTCCGCATGACGCCGCCCGAGATCGCGTTCCTCGTCAGCGACTGCGCCGCGCGGGTGGTCATCACCGAAGCCGTCCTCGCGCCCGTCGCGACCGCGGTCCGCGACCTCGACCTCGACGCCACTCTCGAGACGGTGGTCGTCGCGGGCGGGGCCACCGAAGATGGCGTCCTGGGCTACGACGACCTGATCGCCGAACCCGGTGAGCCGCCGGCGCCGGTGGACATCCCCAACGACTCGCCGGCGCTGATCATGTACACCTCCGGCACCACCGGACGCCCGAAGGGTGCGGTCCTCACCCACGTCAACCTCGCCGGGCAGGCGATGACGTTTCTCTTCACCAACGGCGCGGACCTCAACCACGACATCGGTTTCATCGGGGTTCCGCTGTTCCACATCGCCGGGATCGGCAACACCATCGTCGGGCTGCTGCTCGGCCGCCCGACCGTCCTCTACCCGCTGAGCGCCTTCGACCCCGGTGCCCTGCTCGACGTGCTCGCCGAAGAGAAGGTCACCGGGATCTTCCTGGTCCCGGCCCAATGGCAGGCCGTCTGCGCGGCGCAGCGAGCCAACCCGCGCGACCTCAAGCTGCGGGTGCTGTCCTGGGGTGCCGCCCCCGCGTCGGACACCCTGCTGCGCGATATGGCCGAGAGCTTCCCGGGCGCGCAGATCCTCGCCGCCTTCGGTCAGACGGAGATGTCGCCCGTCACCTGCATGCTCTTGGGCGAGGATGCGTTGCGCAAGCTCGGCTCGGTGGGCAAGGTCATCCCGACGGTGTCCGCGCGCATCGTCGACGAGAACATGAATGACGTCCCGGTCGGGCAGGTCGGTGAGATCGTCTACCGCGCGCCGACTTTGATGGCGGGCTACTGGAACAACCCCAAAGCCACCGCCGAGGCCTTCGAAGGCGGCTGGTTCCACTCCGGCGACCTGGTCCGCCAGGACGAGGACGGCTACATCTGGGTCGTCGACCGCAAGAAGGACATGATCATCTCGGGCGGGGAGAACATCTACTGCGCCGAAGTCGAGAACGTGCTTGCCGCCCACCCCGCCATCGCCGAGGTGGCCGTCATCGGGCGGGCCGACGAGAAGTGGGGCGAGGTGCCGGTGGCCGTCGTGGCGGTCGACGCGGCGGTGGAGCAGCCGGGGCTGTCGCTGGCCGATCTCGACGGATTCCTCACCGAGCGGCTGGCCCGCTACAAGCATCCGAAGGCCCTCGAGATCGTCGACGCGCTGCCCCGGAACCCCGCGGGCAAGGTTCTCAAGACGGAGCTACGGCAGCGCTACGCCGGCGACCAGCCGATTGACGCCCGCGAAAGTTCCACTGCCCCAACCGTTTCGACGGAAGGTCCGGACAGTTAG
- a CDS encoding GntR family transcriptional regulator, whose protein sequence is MNAPVRPRPARRRTSRREQLSDEVAAHLRGEIMTGALRPGTFIRLDETAAQLGVSITPVREALRTLRGEGMVKLEPHRGHVVVPMTRGDIEDIFWLQASIAEKLAASATERITELQIEELERLNDALLAAVELHDPEEVAFAEFAFHRAFNHASGRIKLAWFLLHVARYLPPLMYATDPSWGTEAVASHRELIAALRRRDADTVVKLTTGQFTDGAQRLITRLEKIGLWG, encoded by the coding sequence GTGAACGCGCCCGTCAGACCACGTCCGGCGAGGCGGCGCACCAGCCGCCGCGAGCAGCTCTCCGATGAGGTGGCGGCGCATCTGCGCGGGGAGATCATGACCGGCGCATTGAGACCGGGGACGTTCATCCGTCTCGACGAGACCGCCGCGCAGCTGGGGGTGAGCATCACCCCGGTGCGGGAGGCGCTGCGCACGCTGCGTGGTGAGGGAATGGTGAAGCTCGAACCGCACCGCGGGCATGTGGTGGTGCCGATGACGCGGGGCGACATCGAGGACATCTTCTGGCTGCAGGCGTCGATCGCCGAGAAATTGGCCGCGTCGGCCACCGAGCGGATCACCGAACTGCAGATCGAGGAACTCGAGCGGCTCAACGACGCGCTCCTGGCGGCGGTCGAACTCCACGATCCCGAAGAGGTCGCGTTCGCGGAGTTCGCGTTCCACCGGGCGTTCAACCATGCGTCGGGACGGATCAAGCTGGCGTGGTTCCTCTTACATGTGGCGCGCTACCTGCCGCCGCTGATGTATGCGACGGATCCGAGTTGGGGGACCGAAGCGGTGGCCAGCCACCGGGAGTTGATCGCGGCACTGCGGCGGCGGGACGCGGACACGGTCGTGAAGTTGACGACGGGACAGTTCACCGACGGTGCGCAACGGTTGATCACCCGGCTGGAGAAGATCGGGCTCTGGGGTTAG
- a CDS encoding virulence factor Mce family protein — MRTLEASNRVRGGVMGIIILVLVVGVGQSFASVPMLFAKPKYYAQFHDTGGINPGDKVRIAGVDVGEVLTTEIDGDKVVVGYTLGGTEIGSDSRVAIRTDTILGRRNIEIEPRGSTALEANAILPLGQTTTPYQIYDAFFDLTKSASGWDTKSVRESLNVLSETVDQTYPHLSAALDGVARFSDTIGKRDEQIKQLLGNANKIAGVLGERSGQVNALLVNAQTLLGAINERSYAVGQLLERVSAFSEQVKGFIDDNPNLNRVLEQLRTISDILVERKFDLVDVLTTLSKFTASLAEGIASGPYFKVMLVNLAPYWILQPFVDAAFQKRGIDPQQFWRNAGLPAYQFPDPNGERQPNGAPPPAPTPLQGTPEYPNPAVPRGSPCSYTPPAEGLPTPGNPLPCAGLTVGPFGDNPYGPNYGPPNVATSEPNPNGLPPTPGIASAGVPGQQAPVVPGTPVPLPPAPPGARHEPPGPFPGPTAVGGNVTQAPPPPALNGPPPPPGPGQQLPPVGTPPLPGNPPFLPPGSQQ; from the coding sequence ATGAGAACGCTCGAAGCGTCGAACCGCGTCCGCGGCGGGGTGATGGGCATCATCATCCTGGTGCTCGTCGTCGGGGTGGGGCAGAGCTTCGCCAGCGTGCCGATGTTGTTCGCCAAGCCGAAGTACTACGCCCAGTTCCACGACACCGGCGGCATCAACCCGGGCGACAAGGTGCGCATCGCCGGCGTGGACGTCGGCGAGGTGCTGACGACCGAGATCGACGGGGACAAGGTCGTCGTCGGCTACACGCTCGGCGGTACAGAGATCGGCAGCGACAGCCGTGTGGCCATCCGCACCGACACCATCCTGGGCCGCAGGAACATCGAGATCGAACCTCGCGGGTCGACGGCGCTGGAGGCGAACGCCATCCTCCCGTTGGGCCAGACCACGACGCCCTACCAGATCTACGACGCCTTCTTCGACCTGACCAAGTCGGCATCCGGCTGGGACACCAAGTCGGTGCGCGAATCGCTCAACGTGCTCTCGGAGACGGTCGACCAGACGTATCCCCACCTGAGCGCGGCGCTCGACGGGGTGGCCCGATTCTCCGACACCATCGGCAAGCGCGACGAGCAGATCAAGCAACTGCTGGGCAACGCCAACAAGATCGCCGGCGTGCTCGGTGAGCGCAGCGGACAGGTCAACGCGCTGCTGGTCAACGCGCAGACCCTGCTCGGCGCGATCAACGAGCGCAGCTACGCCGTCGGTCAGCTGCTCGAACGGGTGTCGGCGTTCTCCGAGCAGGTCAAGGGCTTCATCGACGACAACCCGAACCTCAACCGGGTGCTCGAGCAGCTCAGGACGATCAGCGACATCCTGGTGGAGCGCAAGTTCGACCTGGTCGACGTGCTGACCACGCTGAGCAAGTTCACCGCATCGCTGGCCGAGGGCATCGCCTCCGGGCCGTACTTCAAGGTCATGCTGGTCAACCTGGCGCCGTACTGGATCCTGCAACCGTTCGTCGACGCGGCGTTCCAGAAGCGCGGCATCGACCCGCAGCAGTTCTGGCGCAACGCCGGTCTGCCGGCCTATCAGTTCCCGGACCCGAACGGTGAGCGGCAGCCCAACGGTGCGCCGCCGCCGGCGCCGACACCGCTGCAGGGCACCCCGGAGTACCCGAACCCGGCCGTGCCGCGCGGCAGCCCGTGCTCGTACACGCCGCCCGCCGAGGGCCTCCCGACACCGGGCAATCCGCTGCCGTGTGCCGGACTGACCGTCGGGCCGTTCGGCGACAATCCGTATGGGCCGAACTACGGTCCGCCCAATGTGGCGACCTCCGAACCCAATCCGAACGGTCTGCCGCCCACGCCGGGCATCGCCAGTGCCGGGGTGCCGGGTCAGCAGGCGCCGGTGGTGCCGGGTACGCCGGTGCCGCTGCCGCCGGCGCCGCCGGGTGCACGGCACGAGCCGCCGGGACCGTTCCCCGGTCCGACGGCCGTCGGTGGAAACGTGACTCAAGCGCCGCCACCGCCTGCGCTCAACGGGCCGCCGCCACCGCCGGGACCGGGTCAGCAGCTGCCGCCGGTCGGCACGCCACCGCTGCCGGGCAACCCACCGTTCCTCCCGCCGGGATCTCAACAATGA
- a CDS encoding virulence factor Mce family protein: MSTIFNVRNMKMPTLTRASVIIGTLVVVLALVAAFVGWQLYKKLTTNTVVAYFSDTLALYPGDKVQIMGVRVGSIDKIEPAGDKMKVTFSYETKYKVPANATASILNPSLVASRTIQLAPPYTGGPLLEDDAVIPMDRTQVPVEYDELRDSLDRILTDLGPTPDQPKGPFGDVIESFADGLSGKGKQINTTLNSLSEALTTLNEGRGDFFSVVKSLALFVNALYRSDQQFVALNDDLAQFTNSFTNTDRELATALQDLNELLTTTRGFLDENSEVLTHDINNLAEVTNAILQPEPLDGLETALHVFPNLGANIINISSPVNGGIVGLPVINNMANPMQFICSAIQAGSRLGYQESAELCAQYLAPILDALKFNFPPFGLNQVSTAMTLPKMVTYSEERLRPPPGYKDTTVPGIFSRDTLFSHGNHEPGWVVAPGMQGVDVQPFTANMLTPQSLSALLGGPDAPIPGAPPAFGTTRDGNLPGPPNAFDERNPLPPPWYPQPGPPPAPAPGVIPGDPGGSPLSGPAPGPAPAGPPLPAEAGAP; the protein is encoded by the coding sequence ATGTCAACGATCTTCAACGTGCGAAACATGAAGATGCCGACGCTCACGCGCGCGTCGGTGATCATCGGCACGCTGGTCGTGGTGCTCGCGCTGGTGGCCGCGTTCGTGGGCTGGCAGCTGTACAAGAAGCTGACCACCAACACCGTGGTGGCCTACTTCTCGGACACCCTGGCGCTGTATCCCGGCGACAAGGTGCAGATCATGGGTGTCCGCGTCGGCTCGATCGACAAGATCGAACCGGCGGGCGACAAGATGAAGGTGACCTTCAGCTACGAGACGAAGTACAAGGTCCCCGCCAACGCCACCGCGTCGATCCTCAACCCGAGTCTGGTCGCGTCCCGCACGATCCAGCTGGCGCCGCCCTACACCGGCGGCCCGCTGCTGGAGGACGACGCCGTCATCCCGATGGACCGCACCCAGGTGCCGGTGGAGTACGACGAGCTGCGCGATTCGCTCGACCGCATCCTGACCGACCTCGGGCCCACCCCGGATCAGCCCAAGGGCCCGTTCGGTGACGTGATCGAATCATTCGCCGACGGCCTGTCCGGTAAGGGCAAGCAGATCAACACCACGCTGAACAGCCTGTCGGAGGCGCTGACCACCCTCAACGAGGGCCGCGGCGACTTCTTCAGCGTCGTGAAGAGCCTCGCGCTGTTCGTCAACGCGCTCTACCGCAGCGATCAGCAGTTCGTCGCACTCAACGACGACCTGGCGCAGTTCACCAACTCGTTCACCAACACCGACCGCGAGTTGGCGACGGCACTGCAGGACCTCAACGAGTTGCTCACCACCACCCGCGGGTTCCTCGACGAGAACAGCGAGGTCCTGACGCACGACATCAACAACCTCGCCGAGGTCACCAACGCGATCCTGCAGCCCGAACCGCTCGACGGTCTGGAGACCGCTCTGCACGTGTTCCCGAACCTGGGCGCCAACATCATCAACATCAGCTCGCCGGTCAACGGCGGCATCGTCGGTCTGCCCGTCATCAACAACATGGCCAACCCGATGCAGTTCATCTGCAGCGCGATCCAGGCCGGTAGCCGGTTGGGCTACCAGGAGTCGGCGGAGCTGTGCGCGCAGTACCTGGCGCCGATCCTGGACGCGCTGAAGTTCAACTTCCCGCCGTTCGGGCTGAACCAGGTCAGCACGGCGATGACGCTGCCGAAGATGGTCACGTACTCCGAGGAGCGGTTGAGGCCGCCGCCGGGATACAAGGACACCACCGTGCCCGGCATCTTCTCCCGCGACACGTTGTTCTCCCACGGCAACCACGAGCCCGGCTGGGTCGTCGCCCCGGGGATGCAGGGTGTCGACGTGCAGCCGTTCACCGCGAACATGCTGACGCCGCAGTCGCTTTCGGCGCTGCTGGGCGGGCCCGACGCGCCGATCCCGGGCGCACCGCCGGCGTTCGGAACAACGCGCGACGGAAACCTGCCCGGCCCGCCGAACGCCTTCGACGAACGAAATCCGTTGCCGCCGCCGTGGTACCCGCAGCCCGGTCCGCCGCCCGCGCCCGCGCCGGGCGTGATTCCGGGCGATCCGGGTGGTTCCCCGCTGTCGGGTCCGGCGCCCGGGCCCGCGCCGGCCGGCCCGCCGTTGCCCGCTGAAGCAGGAGCGCCGTGA
- a CDS encoding MlaE family ABC transporter permease, with the protein MATTSQSRTSTGTVLRQRFPRGYARAEKLVAAPSRGLDSVGHVAWFVVTAVGSIGHALRFYRKEVLRLIAEIGMGTGAMAVIGGTVAIVGFVTLSGGSLIAIQGFASLGNIGVEAFTGFFAALVNVRIAAPVVSGQALAATVGAGATAELGAMRISEEIDALEVMGIKSISYLVSTRIMAGFIVIIPLYAMAIIMSFLSAQITTTLFYGQSTGTYEHYFRTFLRPDDVAWSFVQAIIISIIVMINHCYYGYYASGGPVGVGEAVGRSMRASLIAIVLVVLLASLALYGTDPNFNLTV; encoded by the coding sequence ATGGCCACCACTTCGCAGTCGCGCACGAGCACCGGCACCGTCCTGCGGCAGCGCTTCCCCCGCGGCTACGCCCGTGCCGAGAAGCTCGTCGCCGCGCCGTCGCGCGGTCTGGACAGCGTCGGCCACGTCGCCTGGTTCGTCGTCACCGCCGTCGGCTCCATCGGCCACGCGTTGCGCTTCTACCGCAAGGAAGTGCTCCGTCTGATCGCTGAGATCGGCATGGGCACCGGGGCGATGGCCGTCATCGGCGGCACCGTCGCGATCGTCGGCTTCGTCACCCTCTCGGGCGGCTCGCTGATCGCCATCCAGGGCTTCGCGTCCCTGGGCAACATCGGCGTGGAGGCGTTCACCGGCTTCTTCGCCGCACTGGTCAACGTGCGCATCGCCGCGCCGGTGGTGTCCGGTCAGGCACTGGCCGCCACCGTCGGCGCCGGTGCCACCGCCGAACTGGGCGCCATGCGCATCAGCGAGGAGATCGACGCCCTCGAGGTGATGGGCATCAAGTCGATCTCCTACCTCGTCTCGACGCGCATCATGGCCGGCTTCATCGTGATCATCCCGCTCTACGCGATGGCGATCATCATGAGCTTCCTGTCGGCGCAGATCACCACGACGCTCTTCTACGGGCAGTCGACGGGCACCTACGAGCACTACTTCCGCACGTTCCTGCGACCCGACGACGTCGCATGGTCATTCGTGCAGGCGATCATCATCTCGATCATCGTCATGATCAACCACTGCTACTACGGCTACTACGCCAGCGGCGGTCCGGTCGGCGTCGGTGAGGCGGTCGGACGGTCGATGCGGGCGTCGCTGATCGCGATCGTGCTCGTGGTTCTGTTGGCCTCGTTGGCGCTCTACGGCACCGACCCGAACTTCAACCTCACGGTGTAG
- a CDS encoding MCE family protein, which translates to MSPQSPINKPRKPPYKLAGLVLLVIFAVVGTVVAFQFRGDFTPREKLTMMSARAGLNLDPGTKVTFNGVEIGRVGEVNAVSVGNEPRARITLEVDPKYVQLIPANVVAEISATTVFGNKYVSFSSPPNPAPDRISSAGVIDVTKVTTEFNTLFETVVSLAEKVDPVKLNQTLTATAQAFDGLGDRFGESIINGNTILADVNPQMPQIRRDVRGLADLGEVYANASPDLFDGLDNAVTTAATLNEQRGNLDQALMAAVGFGNTGGEVFERGGPYLVRGAEDLVLTSELLDEYSPALFCTIRNFHDVQPKIAASLGGNGYSLRTHSEVLGAGNPYVYPDNLPRVNAKGGPEGRPGCWQPVTRDLWPAPYLVADTGASIAPYNHLELGQPIAIEYVWGRQIGENTINP; encoded by the coding sequence ATGAGCCCGCAGTCCCCGATCAACAAGCCGCGCAAGCCGCCGTACAAGCTGGCCGGTCTCGTACTGCTGGTGATCTTCGCCGTCGTCGGGACGGTGGTGGCCTTCCAGTTCCGCGGCGACTTCACCCCGCGCGAGAAGTTGACGATGATGTCGGCGCGCGCCGGGCTGAACCTCGACCCGGGCACCAAGGTGACCTTCAACGGCGTGGAGATCGGCCGCGTCGGCGAGGTCAACGCCGTCAGCGTGGGCAACGAGCCGCGGGCCAGGATCACCCTCGAAGTCGATCCGAAGTACGTCCAGCTGATCCCGGCCAATGTGGTCGCGGAAATCTCGGCGACCACCGTGTTCGGCAACAAATACGTGTCGTTCTCGTCACCGCCGAACCCGGCGCCCGACCGCATCAGCTCGGCCGGTGTGATCGACGTGACGAAGGTGACGACGGAGTTCAACACGCTGTTCGAGACGGTGGTGTCGCTGGCCGAGAAGGTCGACCCGGTCAAGCTCAACCAGACCCTGACCGCCACGGCGCAGGCTTTCGACGGGCTCGGCGACCGGTTCGGCGAGTCGATCATCAACGGCAACACGATCCTGGCCGACGTCAACCCGCAGATGCCGCAGATCCGCCGCGACGTCCGCGGGTTGGCCGATCTCGGCGAGGTGTACGCCAACGCGTCCCCGGACCTGTTCGACGGTCTGGACAACGCGGTGACGACCGCCGCCACGCTCAACGAACAGCGCGGCAACCTGGACCAGGCGCTGATGGCCGCGGTCGGTTTCGGCAACACCGGCGGTGAGGTGTTCGAGCGCGGTGGACCGTATCTGGTGCGCGGCGCCGAGGACCTGGTGCTGACGAGTGAGCTGCTCGACGAGTACAGCCCCGCGCTGTTCTGCACCATTCGCAACTTCCACGATGTCCAACCGAAGATCGCCGCCTCGCTCGGCGGTAACGGCTACTCGCTGAGGACCCACTCCGAGGTGCTCGGCGCCGGCAACCCGTACGTGTATCCGGACAACCTGCCCCGCGTGAACGCCAAGGGTGGCCCCGAGGGACGGCCGGGCTGCTGGCAGCCGGTCACCCGCGACCTGTGGCCGGCGCCGTACCTGGTGGCCGACACCGGAGCGTCCATCGCGCCGTACAACCATCTCGAACTCGGTCAACCGATCGCCATCGAATACGTCTGGGGCCGCCAGATCGGGGAGAACACGATCAACCCATGA
- a CDS encoding SRPBCC family protein → MPLVSKTVEVEAPADAIMAIVADFERFPEWNPEIKGCWILARYPDGRPSQLRLDVEVQGQAGTFITAVYYPAENQIFTMLQQGDHFEKQEQRFSVVPIGATSLLTVDMDVETKLAIPKPMVKKAIGETLDYLADNLKARAEQLGAGSA, encoded by the coding sequence ATGCCGCTCGTGAGCAAGACCGTCGAGGTCGAAGCGCCCGCCGACGCGATCATGGCGATCGTCGCCGACTTCGAGAGGTTCCCGGAGTGGAACCCGGAGATCAAAGGGTGCTGGATCCTCGCGCGCTATCCGGATGGACGCCCCAGTCAGCTGCGCCTCGACGTCGAGGTGCAGGGCCAGGCGGGCACGTTCATCACGGCCGTGTACTACCCCGCCGAGAACCAGATCTTCACGATGCTGCAGCAGGGCGACCACTTCGAGAAGCAGGAGCAGAGGTTCTCGGTGGTGCCGATCGGCGCGACGTCGCTGCTGACGGTTGATATGGATGTCGAGACGAAGCTGGCGATCCCGAAGCCGATGGTGAAGAAGGCGATCGGCGAGACCCTGGATTACCTGGCCGACAACCTCAAGGCGCGCGCTGAGCAGTTGGGTGCGGGTAGCGCCTAG